From Cydia splendana chromosome 12, ilCydSple1.2, whole genome shotgun sequence, a single genomic window includes:
- the LOC134795698 gene encoding lipase member H-B-like, whose translation MQLMCALVTAVEYNETSEGYAQNFMPTCPGVGKPAQIKPKSLGKIKIAVFDGGPILFSKWTSYNYRNIQTLAKDPNMDLRRKTIVYCPGYFEYTALPVGRILMMQYKRLGYNVLILEYVHFTTNIFPVAVRLMRPVGKHVAELLANLTTVGLEPKKLELVGLSLGGVSMAFVAKSFQQITGRNISKLTALDPTGPCVRHLGPEDRLDPSDADFVLHVASNSGGYGSSIPHGHVSVYVNGGEYQPGVVSMYMCDNLCSHLQAFFIWIAALASPGQFIMMQCDSQQQARDHNCFERKPVVMNTLDLYTDRSKPGIYYLATSPKYPYYLGEKGLRRSGAVILNHISDLNAVDVLRV comes from the exons ATGCAGTTAATGTGCGCTTTGGTGACCGCAGTTGAATATAATGAAACCAGCGAAGGTTACGCTCAAAATTTCATGCCCACTT GTCCTGGTGTAGGAAAGCCAGCCCAAATCAAACCAAAAagtttaggtaaaataaaaatcgCAGTTTTCGATGGCGGTCCCATTTTATTCTCCAAATGGACCTCTTACAACTACCGCAACATACAAACCCTGGCCAAGGACCCCAATATGGACCTCAGACGAAAGACGATCGTGTATTGTCCTGGATATTTTGAATATACCGCGTTACCTGTTGGAAGGATTTTGATGATGCAGTATAAGAGGTTGGGGTACAACGTGTtaattttggaatatgtacacTTCACCACAAACATATTCCCCGT CGCGGTACGCTTGATGCGTCCAGTCGGTAAGCACGTCGCCGAATTGCTAGCCAACCTGACTACGGTCGGTCTTGAACCGAAAAAACTGGAGCTGGTCGGCCTCAGCCTTGGAGGCGTGTCCATGGCCTTCGTAGCCAAGAGCTTCCAACAAATTACTGGCAGAAACATCTCAAAGCTCACCGCTCTGGATCCTACTGGACCCTGCGTCAGACACCTTGGTCCAGAGGATAGATTAGACCCCTCCGATGCCGATTTTGTCCTTCATGTGGCATCGAATAGTGGAGGATATGGCTCAAGTATACCACATGGTCATGTATCAGTGTATGTGAATGGAGGGGAGTACCAACCTGGTGTTGTTTCGATGTATATGTGCGACAACTTATGCAGTCACTTGCAAGCGTTCTTTATATGGATTGCGGCGTTGGCCAGCCCTGGCCAGTTCATCATGATGCAATGTGATTCCCAACAGCAAGCGAGAGACCACAACTGTTTTGAGAGGAAGCCAGTGGTAATGAACACTCTGGATCTATATACGGATAGAAGCAAGCCGGGTATTTATTACTTGGCAACGAGTCCTAAGTACCCGTATTATTTAGGTGAGAAAGGCTTGAGGAGGAGCGGCGCGGTAATTTTGAACCACATAAGTGACCTTAATGCTGTTGACGTACTGCGAGTCTGA
- the LOC134795823 gene encoding phospholipase A1 member A-like has translation MDIWKWLIATCVVVFSLHSVNTIEYIGGKGGAPNPHAFVKYCGMTTEPTKVTPRTLRKLYLSVMGKDGVVTPYNYYNVTDMLDHPDIDFTKNKTYVYVGSYMDVTTHPYGETMSKLYVSLGYNALILNYMDIHWKNFPFPVAAKLMHPVSKYAGEMLANLTAVGLDPKRLELVGWGFGAQTMGLVAKNYREITGKNISMLIALDPAGPCFRTLGPADRLDPSDADFVLSIVTNMDGQGIATPLGHVTFYLNGGEYQPGDIWYVPCDVVCSHVKAYFFWLAALLNPKSFIGMKCDTIQQARQHECYDRKPMVINTMDMRINKKKTGIFYLATANSYPYCMGKRGLKKEENMVMSQLSMLNEEDVLTI, from the exons ATGGATATTTGGAAATGGTTAATAGCAACATGTGTTGTAGTGTTTTCGTTACATTCAGTGAACACGATAGAGTACATTGGAGGAAAAGGCGGGGCGCCGAATCCTCATGCGTTTGTTAAATAtt GTGGAATGACCACGGAACCCACAAAAGTTACTCCAAGGACCCTAAGGAAACTGTATCTATCCGTCATGGGCAAGGATGGAGTCGTCACGCCTTACAACTACTACAATGTCACAGACATGCTCGACCACCCTGACATAGACTTCACGAAAAACAAAACCTACGTTTATGTCGGGTCGTATATGGACGTGACTACGCATCCTTATGGGGAGACTATGTCGAAACTTTATGTTTCGTTGGGCTATAATGCGCTGATTTTGAATTATATGGATATACATTGGAAGAATTTTCCGTT cCCTGTCGCCGCAAAGCTCATGCATCCAGTCAGCAAATACGCCGGCGAAATGCTAGCCAACCTAACCGCTGTCGGCCTAGACCCAAAAAGACTAGAACTAGTTGGCTGGGGCTTCGGCGCTCAGACCATGGGCCTCGTCGCTAAGAACTACAGAGAAATCACCGGGAAAAACATCTCTATGCTCATCGCTTTGGATCCAGCTGGTCCCTGCTTCAGAACGCTAGGACCAGCGGATAGATTAGACCCGTCTGACGCAGACTTCGTTCTAAGCATAGTTACAAACATGGACGGTCAAGGAATAGCCACACCTCTCGGACATGTGACATTTTACCTCAATGGCGGGGAATACCAGCCTGGCGACATCTGGTATGTACCCTGCGACGTCGTTTGCAGTCATGTAAAAGCATACTTCTTCTGGTTAGCTGCTTTGCTCAACCCAAAGTCGTTCATTGGAATGAAATGTGATACGATACAGCAGGCAAGACAGCACGAATGTTACGATAGAAAGCCTATGGTCATAAATACGATGGATATGAGAATAAATAAGAAGAAAACGGGAATATTTTATTTGGCGACGGCTAATAGTTATCCGTATTGTATGGGGAAAAGGGGCTTGAAGAAGGAGGAAAACATGGTTATGAGTCAGCTGTCGATGCTGAATGAAGAAGATGTTTTGACAATATAG
- the LOC134795824 gene encoding pancreatic lipase-related protein 2-like: protein MQFYRSCLCTYFAVRLLVSVTAVEFTQSLNGYHSPDGFIKFCDQYWDPAKITPQSLQKLYLSVLENNGQVTAYNYYNVKKLIHNPSFDKKKKTFIWVGSYLDFSSLTLGEAMGRQYKTRGYNALFLHFLEGHWRNLLTSSAARVLPHIGKYAGQMLANLTAVGLNPKRFHLVGYGTGGQLMSFVAKRYREYTGRNISLLVGLDPAGPCFRTKGPDERLDPSDADFVLSIATNMDGHGIATPVGHATFYVNGGEYQHFDLWMLPCDLVCSHVRSVIYWTTMLMNPGNRYIGIKCDSIQQAREHKCYDRVPLETNTMDLRVDRTKPGIYYVTTLHRYPYAVGKDGLRREDIPMYRTHDMINGADVMRVDGL from the exons ATGCAATTTTATAGATCGTGTTTATGTACATATTTTGCAGTACGTCTGTTAGTTTCTGTGACTGCGGTAGAATTTACTCAATCCCTGAACGGATATCATAGTCCTGATGGATTCATTAAATTCT gtgACCAATATTGGGACCCGGCTAAAATTACGCCACAAAGTCTACAAAAACTGTATCTATCCGTCCTAGAAAACAACGGGCAAGTGACAGCATACAATTACTATAACGTGAAAAAACTAATCCATAACCCAAGCTTCGATAAAAAGAAGAAAACCTTTATATGGGTTGGATCATACTTGGATTTCAGCTCTTTAACCCTTGGGGAAGCAATGGGTAGACAGTATAAAACGAGAGGCTATAATGCACTTTTCCTACATTTTTTGGAAGGACATTGGAGGAATTTGCTAAC TTCATCCGCTGCTCGCGTATTGCCTCATATAGGGAAATACGCAGGTCAAATGCTGGCTAACCTAACAGCAGTTGGTCTGAATCCAAAGAGGTTCCACTTAGTCGGTTACGGCACGGGCGGGCAGCTTATGAGCTTCGTTGCGAAAAGATACAGAGAGTACACCGGCAGAAACATTTCCCTGCTCGTGGGTCTTGATCCCGCAGGACCATGCTTCAGAACCAAAGGACCAGATGAGAGACTGGACCCGTCTGACGCAGATTTCGTTCTAAGCATTGCTACAAACATGGACGGTCATGGCATAGCGACTCCTGTCGGACATGCGACTTTCTACGTCAACGGAGGAGAATACCAACACTTCGACTTATGGATGTTACCGTGTGATCTAGTCTGCAGTCACGTTAGATCAGTAATTTACTGGACAACTATGCTAATGAATCCTGGTAACAGGTATATAGGGATTAAATGTGACTCCATACAACAGGCAAGGGAACATAAGTGCTATGATAGAGTGCCTTTGGAAACGAATACTATGGACTTGAGAGTTGATAGGACTAAGCCTGGTATTTATTATGTAACTACGTTACATAGATACCCGTATGCGGTAGGTAAAGACGGTTTGAGAAGAGAGGATATTCCTATGTATAGAACGCACGATATGATCAATGGTGCTGATGTTATGAGAGTTGATGgattataa
- the LOC134795825 gene encoding phospholipase A1 member A-like: MDQLAKSPDIDFRKKTWMYVGGYFEANAFNTGRNMGYDYKARGYNALSLDTLQFTTIYYPQAARIARAVGKHAAEMLVKLTRFGLDPKNLEITGMSLGAQTMGFIAKNYRQMTGQNISLLTALDGAGSCYRNLGSDERLDKSDADFVVSVLTTMDISSISVPYAHVTFYVNGGAFQEGSIAWLPCDALCSHSRAYFVWWAAVVYPDDFIAVRCDTVQQARDGDCYDLQPMVTNTMGPLIDRRKTGIYYLRTTNKWPYALGKRGLKKSKMA; encoded by the exons ATGGATCAGTTAGCTAAGAGTCCCGACATAGACTTTAGGAAGAAGACGTGGATGTACGTTGGGGGATACTTCGAAGCTAATGCTTTTAATACTGGGCGGAATATGGGATATGACTACAAGGCTAGGGGATACAACGCGCTTTCCCTTGATACGCTACAGTTCACGACGATTTACTATCCTCA aGCCGCACGCATCGCACGCGCCGTTGGTAAGCATGCAGCTGAAATGCTAGTAAAGTTGACACGCTTTGGTCTTGACCCTAAAAATCTCGAAATCACCGGCATGAGTCTCGGCGCGCAAACCATGGGCTTCATAGCCAAGAACTACCGGCAGATGACCGGACAAAACATATCTTTGCTCACTGCGTTGGACGGAGCTGGTTCTTGCTACAGGAATCTCGGATCTGATGAAAGATTGGACAAATCTGACGCTGATTTCGTTGTGAGTGTCCTTACAACCATGGATATATCAAGCATATCTGTTCCATACGCTCATGTAACGTTCTATGTTAACGGGGGAGCATTTCAAGAAGGTTCCATCGCATGGCTTCCCTGTGATGCTTTGTGTAGTCATTCCAGGGCATATTTCGTCTGGTGGGCAGCTGTGGTATATCCTGATGATTTTATAGCTGTGCGTTGTGATACTGTGCAGCAAGCTAGAGACGGTGACTGTTACGATTTGCAGCCAATGGTGACGAACACTATGGGTCCGTTGATTGATAGAAGAAAAACTGGGATTTATTATTTACGTACAACGAACAAGTGGCCGTATGCTTTGGGAAAGCGAGGTCTGAAGAAGTCTAAGATGGCTTAA
- the LOC134795826 gene encoding phospholipase A1 member A-like, whose product MPKSLKKLFISVLGEGHTGYTGHYNYYGMDQLAKSPDIDFRKKTWMYVGGYFSTNSLNSGRNLGYDYKARGYNALSIDMFQFTTTYYPQAARIVQAISKHAAEMLVKLTRHGLDPKKLEITGMSLGAQTMGFIAKNYRQMTGQNISLLTALDGAGPCFRHREPDERLDKSDADFVVSVLTTMDISSISVPYAHVTFYVNGGAFQEGDIAWLPCDALCSHIRAYFVWWAAVVYPSAFIAVRCDTVQQARDGDCYNLQPMVTNTMGLLTDRSKPGIYYLRTTNRWPYALGRRGLRKT is encoded by the exons ATGCCAAAGAGCCTAAAAAAACTTTTCATATCAGTATTAGGCGAAGGTCATACAGGATACACTGGACATTACAACTACTATGGCATGGACCAGTTAGCGAAGAGCCCCGACATAGACTTCAGGAAGAAGACGTGGATGTATGTTGGTGGATACTTCTCCACGAATTCGTTGAACTCCGGTCGGAATCTGGGATATGACTACAAGGCTAGGGGATACAACGCGCTTTCTATTGACATGTTTCAATTTACAACAACTTATTATCCTCA GGCCGCACGCATCGTACAAGCTATTAGTAAGCATGCAGCGGAAATGCTGGTCAAGTTGACACGCCACGGTCTTGACCCTAAGAAACTCGAAATCACCGGCATGAGTCTCGGCGCGCAAACCATGGGCTTCATAGCCAAGAACTACCGGCAGATGACTGGCCAAAATATCTCTTTGCTCACTGCGTTGGACGGAGCTGGACCATGCTTTAGGCATCGCGAGCCAGACGAAAGATTGGACAAATCTGACGCTGATTTCGTTGTCAGCGTCCTTACAACCATGGACATATCAAGCATATCTGTTCCTTACGCTCATGTAACTTTCTATGTAAACGGGGGAGCATTTCAAGAAGGGGATATCGCGTGGCTTCCCTGTGATGCCTTATGTAGTCATATAAGGGCGTATTTCGTCTGGTGGGCAGCTGTGGTATATCCTAGTGCTTTTATAGCAGTGCGTTGTGATACTGTGCAGCAAGCTAGAGATGGGGACTGTTACAATTTGCAGCCAATGGTGACGAACACTATGGGCCTGCTCACTGACAGGAGCAAACCAGGAATTTATTATCTGCGTACAACCAACAGGTGGCCTTATGCTTTGGGAAGGCGAGGCTTGAGGAAAACTTAA